One genomic region from Jiangella sp. DSM 45060 encodes:
- a CDS encoding mannitol dehydrogenase family protein → MAARRGDVTVPRLSRTTPAPRPGVVHLGVGAFHRAHQAVYTDRAITATGDPRWGIVEVAPRSADVVAALRRQDGLFTVLDRSGDRVTAHVVGSVAEAWHAPTDWAAVAARFADPAVGVVTLTITEKGYLADPVTGALLDDDAVRADVAAVAAGERPRTGLGLLAAGLHGRMAAGAGPVTVLSCDNLVGNGRRLGALVGEFVARLPAPLARDLAGWIAASARFPSAMVDRIVPATTPADRADALRLTGAADDAVVAAEPFSQWVIEDDFAGERPPWELAGAELVADVGPHETAKLRVLNAAHSMIAYLGALAGHETIAAAVADPAIRGAVEALHRDVLATIDAPPGWDLPAYAASVLRRFANPALGHRCDQVAADGSQKLPVRVLPTLLAARAAGRPSAAATLVVAAWLRFVLAGRSDDGRPLTVTDPARDALRAVLPSDVARVLRIAAVVPDDLATDDAWVADVARCLDDLARHGAAATAGELS, encoded by the coding sequence GTGGCAGCTCGGCGCGGTGATGTGACGGTGCCGCGGCTGTCCCGGACGACGCCCGCGCCGCGGCCCGGCGTCGTCCACCTCGGCGTCGGCGCGTTCCACCGCGCGCACCAGGCCGTCTACACCGACCGCGCGATAACCGCGACCGGCGACCCGCGCTGGGGCATCGTCGAGGTGGCGCCGCGCTCGGCGGACGTCGTCGCGGCGCTGCGCCGGCAGGACGGGCTGTTCACGGTGCTGGACCGCTCCGGTGACCGGGTGACGGCGCACGTCGTCGGGTCCGTCGCCGAGGCGTGGCACGCGCCGACGGACTGGGCCGCGGTCGCCGCCCGGTTCGCCGACCCCGCGGTCGGCGTCGTCACGCTGACGATCACCGAGAAGGGCTACCTCGCCGACCCCGTCACCGGCGCGCTGCTCGACGACGACGCCGTGCGCGCCGACGTCGCGGCGGTCGCGGCGGGGGAGCGGCCGCGGACCGGACTCGGGCTGCTGGCCGCCGGGCTGCACGGGCGCATGGCGGCCGGCGCGGGCCCGGTGACGGTGCTGTCGTGCGACAACCTGGTCGGCAACGGCCGGCGGCTGGGTGCGCTGGTGGGAGAGTTCGTGGCCCGGCTGCCGGCGCCGCTGGCGCGCGACCTCGCCGGATGGATCGCGGCGTCGGCCCGGTTCCCGTCCGCCATGGTCGACCGCATCGTCCCGGCCACCACGCCGGCCGACCGGGCCGACGCGCTCCGGCTGACCGGCGCCGCCGACGACGCGGTGGTCGCGGCCGAGCCGTTCAGCCAGTGGGTGATCGAGGACGACTTCGCCGGCGAGCGGCCCCCGTGGGAGCTGGCCGGCGCGGAGCTGGTCGCCGACGTCGGACCGCACGAGACGGCCAAGCTGCGGGTGCTGAACGCCGCGCACTCGATGATCGCCTACCTCGGCGCGCTGGCCGGGCACGAGACCATCGCCGCCGCCGTCGCCGACCCCGCGATCCGCGGCGCGGTCGAGGCGCTGCACCGCGACGTGCTGGCCACCATCGACGCGCCGCCCGGCTGGGACCTGCCCGCCTACGCGGCGTCGGTGCTGCGGCGCTTCGCCAACCCGGCGCTCGGGCATCGCTGCGACCAGGTGGCGGCGGACGGATCGCAGAAGCTGCCGGTCCGGGTGCTGCCGACGCTCCTCGCCGCCCGCGCCGCCGGTCGTCCGTCGGCCGCCGCGACGCTGGTGGTGGCGGCCTGGCTGCGTTTCGTCCTGGCCGGCCGCTCCGACGACGGCCGCCCACTCACCGTCACCGACCCGGCCCGCGACGCCCTGCGCGCCGTCCTCCCGTCGGACGTCGCGCGGGTGCTGCGCATTGCCGCCGTCGTCCCGGACGACCTGGCCACCGACGACGCCTGGGTGGCCGACGTCGCCCGGTGCCTGGACGACCTGGCCCGCCACGGCGCCGCCGCGACGGCGGGGGAGCTGAGTTAG
- a CDS encoding UxaA family hydrolase codes for MTPEPTRLVRLRADDSVAVTLDPLPAGTPVPGTGLVSRQLVPAGHKVALSAVGAGAPVLKYGQVIGHATTPIEPGDHVHLHNLGYHDTVDQDVAIGGGVVPEPVPAATFQGIVRADGRVATRNYVGIITSVNCSATVAKLIADQVRMSGRLAAHPSVDGIVAITHGSGCGLASDGEGLDLLKRTLSGYADHPNFGALIVLGLGCEVNQIAELDLPEHTPVVGMTIQEAGGTAAAVRAGVQAVADVLDRLDVQRQPVPVSELVLGLKCGGSDGYSGITANPALGVAADLLIAQGGTAVLCETPEIYGAEHLLAARAESREVADALLERIAWWREYTAKHGGSLDNNPSPGNKEGGITTILEKSLGAVAKSGSTPLRAVRRFAERVDSRGLVFMDTPGYDPVSVTGMVAGGANIVCFTTGRGSVYGCKPVPSLKLATNTAVYQRMTEDMDLNCGAVADGEMGLDELGRQIFDAVVATASGRQTASEALGFGDEEFAPWQLGAVM; via the coding sequence GTGACACCCGAACCCACCCGGCTGGTGCGGCTGCGCGCCGACGACTCCGTGGCGGTGACGCTCGACCCGCTGCCCGCCGGCACGCCGGTGCCCGGTACCGGGCTGGTCAGCCGCCAGCTCGTCCCGGCCGGCCACAAGGTCGCCCTGAGCGCCGTCGGTGCCGGCGCCCCGGTGCTCAAGTACGGCCAGGTCATCGGGCACGCGACGACGCCGATCGAGCCCGGCGACCACGTGCACCTGCACAACCTCGGCTACCACGACACCGTCGACCAGGACGTCGCGATCGGCGGCGGCGTCGTGCCCGAGCCGGTGCCGGCCGCGACCTTCCAGGGCATCGTCCGCGCCGACGGCCGGGTCGCCACCCGCAACTACGTCGGCATCATCACGTCGGTGAACTGCTCGGCCACCGTCGCCAAGCTGATCGCCGACCAGGTGCGGATGTCCGGACGGCTCGCGGCGCACCCGAGCGTTGACGGCATCGTCGCGATCACGCACGGCAGCGGCTGCGGCCTGGCCTCCGACGGCGAGGGCCTGGACCTGCTCAAGCGGACGCTGTCCGGCTACGCCGACCACCCGAACTTCGGCGCGCTGATCGTGCTCGGGCTGGGCTGCGAGGTCAACCAGATCGCCGAGCTGGACCTCCCCGAGCACACCCCCGTCGTCGGCATGACCATCCAGGAGGCCGGCGGCACCGCCGCCGCCGTCCGGGCCGGGGTCCAGGCCGTCGCCGACGTGCTGGACCGGCTGGACGTCCAGCGGCAGCCGGTGCCGGTGTCTGAGCTGGTGCTGGGGCTGAAGTGCGGCGGCTCCGACGGCTACTCCGGCATCACCGCGAACCCGGCGCTGGGCGTCGCCGCCGACCTGCTGATCGCGCAGGGCGGCACCGCGGTGCTGTGCGAGACGCCGGAGATCTACGGCGCCGAGCACTTGCTGGCCGCCCGGGCGGAGTCGCGCGAGGTGGCCGACGCGCTGCTGGAGCGCATCGCCTGGTGGCGCGAGTACACCGCCAAGCACGGCGGCAGCCTCGACAACAACCCGTCGCCGGGCAACAAGGAGGGCGGCATCACCACGATCTTGGAGAAGTCGCTCGGCGCGGTCGCGAAGTCCGGCTCGACGCCGCTGCGCGCGGTGCGCCGGTTCGCCGAGCGCGTCGACAGCCGCGGCCTGGTGTTCATGGACACCCCCGGCTACGACCCGGTCTCCGTCACCGGCATGGTGGCCGGCGGCGCGAACATCGTCTGCTTCACCACCGGACGCGGCTCGGTGTACGGCTGCAAGCCGGTGCCCAGCCTCAAGCTGGCCACCAACACCGCCGTCTACCAGCGCATGACCGAGGACATGGACCTCAACTGCGGCGCCGTGGCCGACGGCGAGATGGGCCTGGACGAGCTGGGCCGGCAGATCTTCGACGCCGTCGTCGCCACCGCGTCCGGACGGCAGACCGCCAGCGAGGCGCTCGGCTTCGGCGACGAGGAGTTCGCACCGTGGCAGCTCGGCGCGGTGATGTGA
- a CDS encoding N-acetylglucosamine-6-phosphate deacetylase, with product MLALTHATVVSDGRVEPDRTVLADGGRIVAVGAGPVPPDARIVDVGGRIVTPGLIDLHVHGAAGHAFDDAGEAGVTAVLRHLAAAGVTSVQLSLVSAPVDVLAARVAALSGLVAGTPADAARVLGVHLEGPFLAAAQCGAHDPAVLAPPNSRDVDVLLEHAATLRMITLAPELPGAVDATRRLAAAGVVVAAGHSDATARQLAEAAGAGLTHVTHLWSGQSTTRREGPWRVPGLLEGALAAADLTAEVIADGRHLPPELLEIARRCAGDRLVVVSDGTPGTGMPAGYRYRLATVECVVGDGVGMVAGAEAFGGSTSTLPDMLAHLHDDLGWPLAEVVAAATSRPAAVAGLSARRGAVAAGMDADLAIFDPGFRPWATVLRGRWLPASPSGGPL from the coding sequence ATGCTGGCGCTGACGCACGCCACGGTGGTGAGTGACGGCCGGGTCGAGCCGGACCGGACGGTGCTGGCCGACGGCGGCCGCATCGTCGCCGTCGGCGCCGGGCCCGTGCCGCCGGACGCCCGGATCGTCGACGTCGGCGGCCGCATCGTCACGCCGGGGCTGATCGACCTGCACGTGCACGGCGCCGCCGGCCACGCCTTCGACGACGCCGGCGAGGCCGGGGTGACGGCGGTGCTGCGGCACCTCGCGGCGGCCGGCGTCACCAGCGTCCAGCTGAGCCTGGTGTCGGCGCCGGTCGACGTGCTGGCGGCGCGCGTCGCGGCGCTGTCCGGCCTCGTCGCCGGAACGCCCGCCGACGCCGCCCGGGTGCTCGGCGTCCACCTGGAGGGCCCGTTCCTCGCGGCCGCCCAGTGCGGCGCGCACGACCCCGCCGTCCTGGCCCCGCCGAATTCACGCGACGTCGACGTGCTGCTGGAGCACGCGGCGACGCTGCGGATGATCACGCTCGCGCCGGAGCTGCCCGGCGCCGTCGACGCCACCCGCCGGCTGGCCGCCGCGGGCGTCGTCGTCGCGGCCGGGCACAGCGACGCGACGGCGCGGCAGCTCGCCGAGGCGGCCGGCGCCGGGCTGACGCACGTCACCCATCTGTGGAGCGGGCAGTCCACCACCCGCCGCGAGGGGCCCTGGCGGGTCCCCGGCCTGCTCGAGGGCGCGCTGGCCGCGGCCGACCTCACCGCGGAGGTCATCGCCGACGGCCGGCACCTCCCGCCCGAGCTGCTGGAGATCGCCCGGCGCTGCGCCGGCGACCGCCTCGTCGTGGTCTCCGACGGCACCCCGGGCACCGGCATGCCCGCCGGGTACCGCTACCGGCTGGCCACCGTCGAGTGCGTCGTCGGCGACGGCGTCGGCATGGTGGCCGGCGCCGAGGCGTTCGGCGGCAGCACCAGCACGCTCCCGGACATGCTCGCCCACCTGCACGACGACCTCGGCTGGCCGCTCGCCGAGGTGGTCGCCGCCGCCACCAGCCGGCCCGCCGCCGTCGCCGGGCTGTCCGCGCGCCGCGGCGCCGTCGCCGCCGGCATGGACGCCGACCTGGCGATCTTCGACCCCGGCTTCCGGCCCTGGGCCACCGTGCTGCGTGGCCGCTGGCTGCCGGCATCACCATCTGGAGGACCCCTGTGA
- a CDS encoding glucosamine-6-phosphate deaminase → MSEPITQFQAGELAVEVHSGTAEMGQAAAERAAAVIRDAVARTGRARAVFATGNSQFAFVQALRSQDVPWDRVTAFHLDEYVGIDADHPASFRRWIRERIEEPFQPERVHYIDGDAPDAEAECRRYEDLLREGPLDLICMGIGENGHIAFNEPNEADFADQRLARVITLTPESRAQQVGEGHFPDDAAVPATAISLTVPALLSGTQVLVCTPDQRKAAAVAAALRDEISPACPATILRTAGHATLFLDPESAGQLEVPVG, encoded by the coding sequence GTGTCCGAACCGATCACCCAGTTCCAGGCCGGCGAGCTCGCGGTCGAGGTGCACTCCGGCACCGCCGAGATGGGCCAGGCGGCAGCGGAGCGCGCGGCCGCCGTCATCCGCGACGCCGTCGCCCGGACCGGCCGGGCCCGCGCCGTCTTCGCCACCGGCAACTCGCAGTTCGCGTTCGTCCAGGCGCTGCGGTCGCAGGACGTCCCGTGGGACCGCGTGACCGCGTTCCACCTGGACGAATACGTCGGCATCGACGCCGACCACCCGGCTAGCTTCCGGCGCTGGATCCGCGAGCGCATCGAGGAGCCGTTCCAGCCCGAGCGGGTGCACTACATCGACGGCGACGCGCCCGATGCCGAGGCCGAGTGCCGGCGCTACGAGGACCTGCTGCGCGAGGGCCCGCTGGATCTCATCTGCATGGGCATCGGCGAGAACGGCCACATCGCGTTCAACGAGCCGAACGAGGCCGACTTCGCCGACCAGCGGCTGGCCCGGGTCATCACGCTGACGCCGGAGTCGCGCGCGCAGCAGGTCGGGGAGGGTCACTTCCCGGACGACGCCGCCGTGCCGGCCACCGCGATCTCGCTCACCGTGCCGGCGCTGCTGTCCGGCACGCAGGTGCTGGTCTGCACGCCTGACCAGCGCAAGGCGGCGGCGGTCGCGGCCGCGCTGCGCGACGAGATCAGCCCGGCCTGCCCCGCCACCATCCTGCGGACCGCAGGGCACGCGACACTGTTCCTCGACCCCGAGTCGGCCGGTCAGCTGGAGGTCCCGGTCGGCTGA
- a CDS encoding Ig-like domain-containing protein: MSSLPDARPDRTENHTLTRRAFTAAGALAGVGAFVAGSPAFAAVRRGTADALVPAFPGALGCGMYTTGGRGGDVYEVTNLDDSGPGSLREGVKGSNRTVVFRVSGTIYLSSRLDISGSNLTVAGQTAPGDGICIAGYPTRIAGQNVVVRYLRCRMGDIAGITEDAMWFRRTADVVLDHCSLTWSTDEALSPYENTRVSVQWCIVGESLTMSVNPEGRHGYGGIWGGENVSFHHNLIIHNSSRNPRFAPVNATGPDYALTVDHQNNVIYNWGFNSAYGGEDSAGINLIGNYYRPGPDTLAEVRDRIVEPTVSTLGGPGTWYVADNHMDGSPEVTADNTLGIDGDVPITLRTTPVPFPQPLPAEAATVAFDRVLNEAGAILPRRDSVDARLVEDVRRRTGRLINSQTEVGGWPSLASVPAPADSDHDGIPDAWETANGLNPNDPADRNTVGADGYTNLERYLNSIGGPASSNPSVTLLQPGTNALVAAARTTGRVVLNATATGHGAAIDRVEFYAGDELIGTATSAPYRVEWTGVADGSYFVTARAVDTDGNATSTTSTPVHVNRITRTAPWVGADVGSVPVRGATSVSGDAVTVKGSGAIGGTADSFRFAFQRRDGDCEIVARIDAISKVYPEVAAAVMVRADLAPSAPFAMMELTYLGSGKVSRFSVRSAHGAEAVVTQYPAVPEEVPIDTPYWVRLTRRGATVTGAVSPDGVTWHEVGAADVALPPSAFLGLAVDGHQENTANARYTTATFGAVTVR; encoded by the coding sequence ATGAGCTCCCTTCCGGATGCCCGCCCCGACCGCACGGAGAACCACACCCTCACCCGCCGCGCCTTCACCGCGGCCGGCGCGCTCGCCGGCGTCGGCGCCTTCGTCGCCGGATCGCCCGCGTTCGCCGCCGTCCGCCGCGGCACCGCCGACGCCCTGGTCCCCGCGTTCCCCGGCGCGCTGGGCTGCGGCATGTACACCACGGGCGGCCGCGGCGGCGACGTCTACGAGGTGACCAACCTCGACGACTCCGGGCCGGGGTCGCTGCGCGAAGGGGTGAAGGGCAGCAACCGCACCGTCGTCTTCCGCGTCTCCGGCACCATCTACCTCAGCTCGCGCCTGGACATCAGCGGCTCGAACCTCACCGTCGCCGGCCAGACCGCGCCCGGCGACGGCATCTGCATCGCCGGCTACCCCACCCGCATCGCCGGGCAGAACGTCGTCGTCCGGTACCTGCGCTGCCGCATGGGCGACATCGCCGGCATCACCGAGGACGCGATGTGGTTCCGCCGCACCGCCGACGTCGTGCTGGACCACTGCTCGCTGACCTGGAGCACGGACGAGGCGCTGTCGCCGTACGAGAACACCCGGGTGTCGGTGCAATGGTGCATCGTCGGCGAGAGCCTGACGATGTCGGTGAACCCGGAGGGCAGGCACGGCTACGGCGGCATCTGGGGCGGCGAGAACGTGTCGTTCCACCACAACCTGATCATCCACAACTCCAGCCGCAACCCGCGGTTCGCGCCGGTCAACGCCACCGGACCGGACTACGCGCTGACCGTCGACCACCAGAACAACGTCATCTACAACTGGGGCTTCAACTCCGCGTACGGCGGCGAGGACTCCGCCGGCATCAACCTGATCGGCAACTACTACCGGCCCGGGCCGGACACGCTGGCCGAGGTGCGCGACCGCATCGTCGAGCCGACGGTGAGCACGCTCGGCGGGCCGGGGACCTGGTACGTCGCGGACAACCACATGGACGGCTCGCCCGAGGTGACCGCCGACAACACGCTCGGCATCGACGGCGACGTGCCGATCACGCTGCGCACCACGCCGGTGCCGTTCCCGCAGCCGCTGCCGGCCGAGGCGGCGACCGTCGCGTTCGATCGGGTGCTCAACGAGGCCGGCGCCATCCTGCCGCGCCGCGACTCCGTCGACGCCCGGCTGGTCGAGGACGTGCGGCGGCGCACGGGCCGGCTGATCAACTCGCAGACCGAGGTGGGCGGCTGGCCGTCGCTGGCCTCCGTCCCGGCTCCGGCCGACAGCGATCACGACGGCATCCCGGACGCGTGGGAGACGGCAAACGGGCTGAACCCGAACGACCCGGCCGACCGCAACACCGTCGGCGCCGACGGGTACACGAACCTCGAGCGCTACCTGAACTCGATCGGTGGCCCCGCGTCGTCGAACCCGTCCGTCACGCTGCTGCAGCCGGGAACGAACGCGCTGGTGGCGGCCGCACGCACGACCGGGCGGGTGGTGCTGAACGCGACCGCGACCGGCCACGGCGCCGCCATCGACCGGGTCGAGTTCTACGCCGGCGACGAGCTGATCGGCACCGCCACCAGCGCCCCCTACCGCGTCGAGTGGACCGGCGTCGCCGACGGCAGCTACTTCGTCACCGCCCGCGCCGTCGACACCGACGGCAACGCCACCTCGACCACCTCCACTCCGGTGCACGTCAACCGGATCACCCGCACCGCGCCCTGGGTCGGCGCCGACGTCGGCTCGGTGCCGGTGCGCGGCGCCACCTCGGTGTCCGGCGACGCGGTGACGGTGAAGGGGTCGGGCGCGATCGGCGGGACGGCGGACAGCTTCCGGTTCGCGTTCCAGCGCCGTGACGGCGACTGCGAGATCGTCGCCCGGATCGACGCCATCAGCAAGGTGTACCCGGAGGTGGCCGCCGCGGTGATGGTCCGCGCCGACCTCGCGCCGTCGGCGCCGTTCGCGATGATGGAGCTGACCTACCTGGGCAGCGGCAAGGTGTCGCGGTTCTCGGTCCGCTCCGCGCACGGCGCCGAGGCCGTCGTCACCCAGTACCCGGCCGTCCCCGAGGAGGTGCCGATCGACACCCCCTACTGGGTCCGCCTCACCCGCCGCGGCGCCACCGTCACCGGCGCCGTCTCGCCCGACGGCGTGACGTGGCACGAGGTCGGCGCCGCGGACGTCGCCCTGCCGCCGTCGGCCTTCCTCGGTCTCGCCGTCGACGGCCACCAGGAGAACACGGCCAACGCCCGCTACACCACGGCCACGTTCGGCGCGGTCACCGTGCGCTGA
- a CDS encoding CoA-acylating methylmalonate-semialdehyde dehydrogenase, with protein MRTIEHWIDGATTRAGSTRTAPVWNPATGQQQAEVLLAEPSDVDLAVSAAAKAFESWSQTSLTKRTKVLFAFRELVTRHARELAEIIADEHGKVVSDALGEVQRGIEVIEFACGIPHLLKGDYSDQVSTGVDVYGFREPLGVVAGITPFNFPVMVPMWMHPVAIACGNAFVLKPSERDPSASQLVARLWAEAGLPDGVFSVVNGDKSAVDALLDHPDVAAVSFVGSTPIAKYIHQRASANGKRVQALGGAKNHAVVLPDADLDFASDHLIAAAMGSAGERCMAISAAVAVGSGADRLVEAVAAKASAVRVGPGRDEASEMGPVVTAAARDRITGYIDGGERQGAEVTVDGRGLVVPGHEDGFFVGPTVLDRVTPSMDVYRDEIFGPVLSVVRADDVDEAIALINANPYGNGTAIFTGSGEAARRFQRGVKVGMIGINVPIPVPMAYYSFGGWKDSLFGQSHVHGPEGIAFYTRAKVVTSRWPRVDHSIAASYSFPTTS; from the coding sequence ATGAGGACCATCGAGCACTGGATCGACGGCGCCACGACGCGGGCCGGGTCGACCCGCACGGCGCCGGTGTGGAACCCGGCCACCGGGCAGCAGCAGGCCGAGGTGCTGCTCGCCGAGCCGTCCGACGTCGACCTCGCCGTCTCCGCCGCCGCCAAGGCGTTCGAGAGCTGGTCGCAGACGTCGCTCACCAAGCGCACCAAGGTGCTGTTCGCGTTCCGCGAGCTGGTCACCCGGCACGCGCGGGAGCTGGCCGAGATCATCGCCGACGAGCACGGCAAGGTCGTCTCCGACGCGCTCGGCGAGGTGCAGCGCGGCATCGAGGTCATCGAGTTCGCCTGCGGCATCCCGCACCTGCTCAAGGGCGACTACTCCGACCAGGTGTCCACCGGCGTCGACGTGTACGGGTTCCGCGAGCCGCTGGGCGTCGTCGCCGGCATCACCCCGTTCAACTTCCCGGTCATGGTGCCGATGTGGATGCACCCGGTCGCCATCGCCTGCGGCAACGCGTTCGTGCTCAAGCCGAGCGAGCGGGACCCGTCGGCGTCGCAGCTGGTGGCCCGGCTGTGGGCCGAGGCGGGGCTGCCGGACGGCGTCTTCAGCGTCGTCAACGGCGACAAGTCCGCCGTCGACGCGCTGCTGGACCACCCCGACGTCGCCGCCGTCTCGTTCGTCGGCTCCACCCCCATCGCCAAGTACATCCACCAGCGGGCCAGCGCCAACGGCAAGCGCGTGCAGGCCCTCGGCGGCGCCAAGAACCACGCCGTCGTGCTGCCCGACGCCGACCTCGACTTCGCCTCGGACCACCTGATCGCGGCGGCCATGGGGTCGGCGGGGGAACGGTGCATGGCCATCTCGGCGGCGGTCGCGGTGGGCAGCGGCGCGGACCGGCTGGTCGAGGCGGTGGCGGCCAAGGCGTCCGCCGTCCGGGTCGGGCCCGGCCGCGACGAGGCCAGCGAGATGGGCCCCGTCGTCACCGCCGCCGCGCGCGACCGGATCACCGGCTACATCGACGGCGGCGAGCGGCAGGGCGCCGAGGTCACCGTCGACGGGCGCGGGCTGGTCGTGCCCGGCCACGAGGACGGCTTCTTCGTCGGGCCCACCGTCCTCGACCGCGTCACCCCGTCGATGGACGTCTACCGAGACGAGATCTTCGGCCCGGTCCTGTCGGTCGTCCGCGCCGACGACGTCGACGAGGCGATCGCGCTGATCAACGCGAACCCCTACGGCAACGGCACCGCCATCTTCACCGGTTCCGGCGAGGCGGCGCGGCGGTTCCAGCGCGGCGTCAAGGTCGGCATGATCGGGATCAACGTGCCGATCCCGGTGCCCATGGCCTACTACTCGTTCGGCGGCTGGAAGGACTCGCTGTTCGGCCAGTCGCACGTCCACGGCCCCGAGGGGATCGCCTTCTACACCCGCGCCAAGGTCGTGACGTCGCGCTGGCCGCGAGTCGATCACTCGATCGCGGCCAGCTACTCCTTCCCGACGACGAGCTGA
- the iolD gene encoding 3D-(3,5/4)-trihydroxycyclohexane-1,2-dione acylhydrolase (decyclizing) has product MRLTVAQATVRFLAAQFTERDGVEHRLIEGCFGIFGHGNVAGLGQALLEAELADPDALPYHQARNEQGMVHAAVGYARMRNRLSTLACTSSIGPGATNMVTGAALATINRLPVLLLPGDVFATRVADPVLQQLEQPHGPDVTVNDTFRPVSRYFDRVWRPEQLPAALLGAMRVLTDPAETGAVTVAMPQDVQAEAYDWPAELFAKRVWHVPRAVPEPAALARAVALLRTARRPLIVAGGGVVYSEATDALRAFAEATGIPVAETQAGKGSLPYDHPLALGAVGATGTPGANRFAREADVVIGIGTRYSDFTTASRTAFQDPGVRFVNVNVTGFDGVKHAGLPLVADARAALEALTSELAGWSAPDAHREAAAAANREWDAVVTAAYGAGRQPLPAQTEVIGAVNEVSGPRDVVVNAAGSMPGELHKLWRTRDPKGYHVEYGYSTMGYEIAAGVGVRMAAPDRDVFVMVGDGSYLMMAQELVTAVQERVKVVVVLVQNHGFASIGSLSESLGSQRFGTAYRYRGDRSGRLDGDVLPVDLAANAASLGVTVVRVATVDELRAALRDAKAAPADGGPILIHVETDPLAGAPDSDSWWDVPVSETAALDTTRAARAEYEQHKKAQRPLLGRQTEENHA; this is encoded by the coding sequence ATGAGGCTGACGGTCGCGCAGGCCACCGTCCGGTTCCTGGCCGCGCAGTTCACCGAGCGCGACGGCGTCGAGCACCGGCTGATCGAGGGCTGCTTCGGCATCTTCGGGCACGGCAACGTGGCCGGCTTGGGCCAGGCACTGCTGGAGGCCGAGCTGGCCGACCCCGACGCGCTGCCGTACCACCAGGCCCGCAACGAGCAGGGCATGGTGCACGCGGCGGTCGGCTACGCCCGCATGCGCAACCGGCTGTCGACGCTGGCCTGCACGTCGTCGATCGGGCCGGGCGCGACGAACATGGTCACCGGCGCCGCCCTGGCGACGATCAACCGGCTGCCGGTGCTGCTGCTGCCCGGCGACGTGTTCGCGACGCGGGTCGCCGACCCCGTCCTGCAGCAGCTCGAGCAGCCGCACGGGCCGGACGTCACCGTCAACGACACGTTCCGGCCGGTGTCGCGGTACTTCGACCGCGTCTGGCGGCCCGAGCAGCTGCCGGCCGCGCTGCTCGGCGCGATGCGGGTGCTCACCGACCCGGCCGAGACCGGCGCCGTCACGGTGGCGATGCCGCAGGACGTGCAGGCCGAGGCGTACGACTGGCCGGCCGAGCTGTTCGCGAAACGCGTGTGGCACGTGCCGCGAGCCGTCCCCGAGCCGGCCGCGCTGGCCCGCGCGGTGGCGCTGCTGCGCACCGCCCGGCGGCCGCTGATCGTCGCCGGCGGCGGGGTCGTCTACAGCGAGGCGACGGACGCGCTGCGGGCGTTCGCCGAGGCCACCGGCATCCCCGTGGCCGAGACGCAGGCCGGCAAGGGCAGCCTGCCGTACGACCACCCGCTCGCGCTCGGCGCCGTCGGCGCGACGGGGACGCCCGGCGCGAACCGGTTCGCCCGCGAGGCGGACGTCGTCATCGGCATCGGCACCCGCTACAGCGACTTCACGACGGCGTCGCGGACGGCGTTCCAGGACCCCGGCGTGCGGTTCGTCAACGTCAACGTCACCGGGTTCGACGGCGTCAAGCACGCCGGGCTGCCGCTGGTGGCCGACGCCCGGGCCGCGCTCGAGGCGCTGACCTCCGAGCTGGCCGGCTGGTCGGCGCCGGACGCCCACCGCGAGGCCGCGGCCGCCGCGAACCGCGAGTGGGACGCCGTCGTCACCGCCGCCTACGGCGCGGGCCGCCAGCCGCTGCCCGCGCAGACCGAGGTCATCGGCGCCGTCAACGAAGTCAGCGGGCCGCGCGACGTCGTCGTCAACGCGGCCGGGTCGATGCCCGGCGAGCTGCACAAGCTGTGGCGCACGCGCGACCCGAAGGGCTACCACGTCGAGTACGGCTACTCGACCATGGGCTACGAGATCGCCGCCGGCGTCGGCGTCCGCATGGCCGCACCCGACCGCGACGTGTTCGTCATGGTCGGCGACGGTTCCTACCTGATGATGGCGCAGGAGCTGGTGACCGCCGTCCAGGAGCGCGTCAAGGTCGTCGTCGTGCTGGTGCAGAACCACGGGTTCGCGTCCATCGGCTCGCTGTCCGAGTCGCTCGGGTCGCAGCGGTTCGGCACGGCCTACCGCTACCGCGGCGACCGGTCCGGCCGGCTCGACGGCGACGTGCTCCCGGTCGACCTCGCCGCCAACGCCGCCAGCCTGGGCGTCACCGTCGTCCGGGTGGCGACGGTGGACGAGCTGCGCGCGGCGCTGCGCGACGCGAAGGCGGCGCCGGCCGACGGCGGCCCGATCCTCATCCACGTCGAGACCGACCCGCTGGCCGGCGCGCCGGACAGCGACTCCTGGTGGGACGTCCCCGTCAGCGAGACGGCGGCGCTCGACACCACCCGCGCGGCACGCGCGGAGTACGAGCAGCACAAGAAGGCGCAGCGGCCGCTGCTGGGGCGGCAGACGGAGGAGAACCACGCATGA